Proteins encoded together in one Psychrobacter sanguinis window:
- a CDS encoding right-handed parallel beta-helix repeat-containing protein yields the protein MSLLVLAFFTLPACGAGYSVEDSSASNLPATSELSTVTALTTLNVPPISSGQAFYDSSSALDNLQLDDSTRQHIYVATTGSDTASGSASSPVLTLQRAADLATAGTTVHIAAGTYKGPVYIENSGTLAKPIIFEPMQAAKVIITGTPSVADEHLFHIENQAYVIIRGLEFTKFWTNNEQITPTAIYVTGSSHNLLIENNYIHDLGTRVNNDKGNAHGIAVYGTRPIKDIQINNNRVENLSLGHSEAVVINGDVTNFEVNNNQVNNNNNIGIDIIGFEGTATTDNDYARRGDIIGNTVTRNSISGNPGYKGEDPSAGGIYVDGSKQVFIQNNTVTNNDIGIEVASENFQKLTEEVWVESNTVINSIYAGLAVGGYDEQRGGVRQITLVNNTVTNNDLGKQQGGQLLLQFNIQQLAIKDNTFTSSPSRYIIIANQLDRGEVSFQNNRYLPHNSNSSLIWVLGNKEFNSSRAFEKCAVLQQCK from the coding sequence ATGAGTTTACTGGTATTAGCATTTTTTACCTTACCGGCTTGTGGCGCTGGTTACTCGGTGGAAGATTCCAGTGCTTCAAACCTGCCTGCTACTTCTGAACTGAGCACAGTCACAGCTCTTACAACGCTAAATGTACCACCGATATCTAGTGGCCAGGCGTTTTATGATAGCAGCTCAGCACTTGATAATTTACAACTCGATGACAGTACCCGTCAGCATATCTACGTGGCGACAACGGGCAGTGATACCGCATCAGGTAGTGCCAGCTCACCTGTTCTGACTCTACAAAGAGCCGCAGATCTGGCAACTGCGGGTACGACGGTACATATTGCCGCAGGCACTTATAAAGGCCCTGTGTATATTGAAAATTCTGGAACACTGGCGAAGCCGATTATTTTTGAGCCAATGCAAGCTGCCAAAGTTATCATTACCGGCACGCCAAGCGTGGCTGATGAGCATCTGTTCCATATCGAAAATCAAGCTTATGTGATCATTCGCGGCTTAGAATTTACTAAATTTTGGACAAATAACGAGCAGATTACGCCCACTGCCATCTATGTTACTGGCAGTAGTCATAACCTCCTGATCGAGAACAATTATATTCATGATCTAGGTACGCGTGTTAACAATGACAAGGGTAATGCGCATGGCATTGCGGTTTACGGTACTCGACCTATTAAAGACATTCAAATTAATAATAATCGAGTAGAAAACCTCAGCTTAGGTCATAGTGAAGCGGTGGTCATAAATGGGGATGTCACTAACTTTGAAGTGAACAACAACCAAGTCAATAATAACAATAATATTGGTATCGACATCATTGGTTTTGAAGGGACAGCCACGACCGATAACGACTATGCTAGACGTGGCGATATCATCGGCAATACGGTCACGCGCAATAGTATCAGTGGCAATCCCGGCTACAAAGGCGAAGACCCTTCAGCGGGTGGTATTTATGTCGATGGTAGCAAACAGGTATTTATTCAGAACAATACCGTGACTAACAATGATATTGGTATCGAAGTCGCCAGTGAAAACTTCCAAAAGCTGACAGAAGAGGTCTGGGTAGAGAGCAATACGGTCATCAACAGCATCTATGCTGGTCTTGCAGTGGGTGGCTATGATGAGCAACGCGGCGGCGTCAGACAAATCACCCTTGTTAATAATACGGTCACAAACAATGACCTTGGTAAACAGCAAGGTGGACAGCTACTACTGCAATTTAATATTCAACAGTTAGCTATTAAGGATAATACATTTACCAGCTCACCATCACGCTATATTATCATTGCCAATCAGCTTGATCGCGGCGAAGTTAGCTTCCAAAATAACCGTTATCTGCCTCACAATAGTAATTCGTCCTTAATATGGGTACTAGGTAATAAAGAGTTTAACAGTAGTAGGGCTTTTGAGAAATGTGCAGTATTGCAACAATGCAAATAG
- a CDS encoding fatty acid--CoA ligase has protein sequence MINHYTSAPQAYSFPLTIKQLLNRTKATSMHEEIVYADKVRMTYTEAFKRVAKLANVLDGLNLQKGDVIAVMDWDTHRFLEAYYAVPMSQYILQTVNIRLSPEKVLYTINHAKPKVLLLNSEFAPMVKDYQFENSSIEHIIWMDDAGMSSDGVFGKNQSWVLGEYESLLEEASDEFEFEDFDENTIAVTFYTSGTTGNPKGVFFSHRQLVLHTLAETAILGVQPQKQGLVLGDVYMPMTPMFHVMAWGLPYTATMLGLKQVYPGRYAPDVLVKLIKEEKVSITHCVPTILQMLLKQAEAEGYKFEGLKMVIGGSRLTEGLAKQALSAGIEVYTGYGMSETAPLIALTEFRADDPEMTLEEEAKRRSFTGKPIFMVDAQIWEGDNKSLPHDGKQTGELVLRAPWLTQSYFKNADAGNELWEGGYMHTQDIANMDETGVMKITDRLKDVIKSGGEWISSLEIETILSLHPSVADVAVIGVRDEKWGERPLAAIILKPQCQNTTVDDIKAMAEQAAEKGMIPKYGVPEYFKFVDELPKTSVGKHDKKLIREMFVGQTEV, from the coding sequence ATGATCAATCATTACACTTCCGCCCCTCAAGCTTATAGCTTTCCTTTAACTATCAAGCAATTATTAAACCGTACAAAAGCCACTTCAATGCATGAAGAAATTGTTTATGCAGATAAAGTACGTATGACTTACACAGAAGCGTTTAAGCGCGTTGCCAAATTGGCCAACGTCCTTGACGGTTTAAATTTGCAAAAAGGCGATGTTATTGCTGTTATGGATTGGGATACGCACCGCTTTTTAGAAGCCTATTATGCGGTACCTATGTCGCAATATATATTACAGACCGTAAATATTAGACTGTCTCCAGAAAAAGTATTGTATACCATCAACCATGCCAAACCTAAAGTGTTGCTGTTAAACTCTGAATTTGCACCGATGGTAAAAGACTACCAGTTTGAGAACTCATCAATTGAGCACATCATTTGGATGGATGATGCCGGTATGAGTAGCGATGGGGTTTTTGGTAAAAACCAATCATGGGTATTAGGTGAGTATGAGTCTCTACTTGAAGAGGCCAGTGATGAGTTTGAGTTTGAAGATTTTGACGAAAATACCATTGCCGTAACTTTCTATACTTCAGGTACGACCGGTAATCCAAAAGGGGTGTTCTTTAGCCACCGTCAATTGGTACTACATACTTTAGCGGAAACCGCTATTTTGGGGGTACAGCCACAGAAGCAGGGATTGGTATTGGGTGATGTTTATATGCCAATGACACCTATGTTCCATGTGATGGCGTGGGGTCTGCCTTATACCGCCACTATGCTAGGCTTAAAACAAGTTTATCCTGGTCGTTATGCACCAGATGTGTTGGTCAAACTTATTAAAGAAGAAAAAGTGTCGATCACTCACTGTGTGCCTACCATCTTGCAAATGCTATTGAAGCAGGCTGAGGCCGAAGGGTATAAGTTCGAAGGGCTTAAAATGGTTATTGGCGGTTCGCGTCTTACTGAAGGCTTGGCCAAACAAGCACTTAGCGCTGGCATCGAGGTCTATACCGGTTATGGTATGTCAGAAACAGCACCGCTTATTGCGTTAACTGAATTTAGAGCTGATGATCCGGAGATGACATTAGAGGAAGAGGCTAAGCGTCGTAGCTTTACTGGTAAGCCTATCTTTATGGTCGATGCACAAATTTGGGAGGGTGACAATAAATCATTACCACATGATGGCAAGCAAACCGGTGAGTTGGTACTGCGTGCTCCTTGGTTAACTCAAAGCTACTTCAAAAATGCCGATGCGGGTAATGAGTTATGGGAAGGCGGCTATATGCACACCCAAGATATTGCCAACATGGATGAAACTGGCGTAATGAAAATCACAGACCGTCTAAAAGACGTGATTAAGTCAGGTGGCGAGTGGATTTCTTCATTGGAGATTGAAACGATCTTATCGCTGCATCCTTCAGTAGCGGATGTGGCTGTCATCGGCGTTCGTGATGAAAAGTGGGGCGAGCGTCCATTGGCTGCCATCATTCTTAAGCCCCAATGCCAAAATACAACGGTAGATGACATTAAAGCCATGGCGGAGCAAGCTGCAGAGAAGGGTATGATTCCTAAATATGGCGTACCTGAATACTTCAAGTTTGTTGACGAATTACCCAAGACTTCTGTGGGTAAACATGACAAAAAATTGATCCGAGAAATGTTTGTGGGCCAAACTGAAGTTTAA
- the xseB gene encoding exodeoxyribonuclease VII small subunit, whose amino-acid sequence MAVRKKVAPKTFKAAYQILKTNAEELQNSNEPDIDNLMDTVEQSIAAYKVCQARIEAVQQALDAAFDEETETDSDDVDEAENDSVDNRAE is encoded by the coding sequence ATGGCTGTTCGTAAGAAAGTCGCCCCAAAAACGTTTAAAGCTGCTTACCAAATCCTAAAAACCAATGCAGAAGAACTGCAAAACTCAAATGAGCCAGATATTGATAATTTAATGGATACGGTTGAGCAATCTATAGCCGCTTATAAAGTTTGCCAAGCTCGCATTGAAGCAGTACAGCAAGCCTTAGATGCTGCTTTTGATGAAGAAACAGAGACTGACTCTGATGATGTGGATGAAGCTGAAAACGACAGTGTCGATAATAGAGCTGAATAA
- the xseA gene encoding exodeoxyribonuclease VII large subunit: MPKPDLSRLDTLSSQDSDFDVDSFDADNFNDSIDNELENTVLRLSDYLAAVELVIKETFRHSVWVKAEIRNLSSKGGHYYFELAEKDDDGKVIASCRGNLWRFKAARVLTKFERATGMKLERDVTVLLNVTASFHPLYGFSLAINDIDPSYTLGDLARQYAAMLERLSGEGLLNLNKQLPAPFDIEHVLVIAPEKAAGLGDFRADADKLESTNACHFHYHYATFQGNHAPKELRHAITKGMLTFRKQYERDPDVMVIIRGGGAVGDLAYLNDYELAALVAEQPVPVWVGIGHERDSVILDEVAHTSFDTPSKVIAGIVNHLASLMQRTQSYADAIQHLSQQQLTQAAMATERQFSAIQSSSTHNLQHWQHLSDRHFTSIEQHTKFQLREVSMTTESNMHRIRQMSYNQLARTTDSIESLHHSTKYNSQKLLSEVAKQVRYYQQVVLIQNPARLLNQGYAFVKNAEDTYLNSVESIDKGDFVTVAMSDGHFKAVVYDVLNDQNS; the protein is encoded by the coding sequence ATGCCTAAGCCAGATTTGTCTCGCCTTGATACTTTATCCTCACAGGATAGCGACTTTGATGTTGATAGTTTTGATGCAGATAACTTTAATGACTCAATCGACAATGAGCTTGAGAATACCGTTCTCAGATTAAGCGACTATTTAGCCGCGGTTGAGCTGGTAATTAAAGAAACTTTTCGCCACAGCGTTTGGGTCAAAGCAGAGATTCGCAATCTGTCTAGTAAGGGCGGCCATTACTATTTTGAATTGGCCGAAAAAGACGATGATGGTAAGGTAATCGCCAGTTGCCGTGGTAACTTGTGGCGCTTTAAAGCGGCTCGGGTACTTACTAAGTTTGAACGTGCGACAGGTATGAAACTTGAGCGTGATGTCACCGTATTGCTTAATGTTACCGCAAGCTTCCACCCTCTTTATGGCTTTTCTTTGGCCATTAATGACATCGATCCCAGCTACACCTTAGGCGATTTGGCGCGTCAATATGCGGCCATGCTTGAGCGTTTAAGCGGTGAAGGGCTGCTCAATTTAAACAAGCAACTCCCTGCCCCATTTGATATCGAGCATGTCCTAGTTATCGCGCCAGAGAAAGCCGCAGGGCTTGGTGATTTCCGAGCCGATGCGGATAAGCTTGAGAGTACCAACGCTTGTCATTTTCACTATCATTACGCCACTTTCCAAGGCAATCATGCGCCCAAAGAGCTTAGACATGCCATTACCAAAGGCATGCTCACCTTTAGGAAGCAATATGAGCGTGACCCAGATGTGATGGTTATTATTCGTGGCGGTGGTGCCGTTGGGGATTTAGCTTACTTAAATGATTACGAATTGGCAGCCTTGGTGGCCGAGCAGCCTGTCCCAGTTTGGGTAGGTATTGGTCATGAGCGGGATTCGGTGATTTTAGATGAGGTGGCGCACACCAGTTTTGATACTCCCTCAAAAGTTATCGCCGGTATCGTTAACCATCTTGCCAGCCTAATGCAGCGTACCCAAAGCTATGCTGATGCGATTCAACATTTGAGCCAACAGCAGTTGACGCAAGCTGCCATGGCCACTGAACGCCAGTTTTCGGCGATACAAAGCTCAAGCACTCATAATTTGCAGCATTGGCAACACTTAAGTGACCGTCATTTTACCAGCATTGAACAGCATACGAAGTTTCAGCTGCGTGAAGTGTCCATGACAACCGAAAGCAATATGCATCGCATTCGTCAGATGAGCTATAACCAGTTAGCACGTACCACTGATTCTATCGAGTCGCTTCATCACAGTACTAAATACAACAGTCAAAAACTGCTCAGCGAAGTGGCAAAACAAGTCCGTTACTACCAACAAGTGGTATTAATTCAGAACCCTGCCCGTTTGCTCAATCAAGGCTATGCGTTTGTCAAAAATGCTGAAGATACTTACCTCAATTCAGTGGAAAGCATCGACAAAGGCGACTTCGTTACTGTCGCCATGAGCGATGGCCACTTTAAGGCAGTGGTCTATGATGTCCTTAATGACCAAAACTCATAA
- a CDS encoding fatty acid--CoA ligase: MSNLYPSAAQAYNYPLTIKQLLNRARMTSTQQEVVFADKQRMTYEQLFGRIAKLANVLDGLNLDKGDVVAVMDWDTPRFLESYFAIPMSQYVLQTVNVRLSPEKILYTINHAKPKVLLLNSEFAPMVKDYQFENSSIEHIIWLDDNGVTCEDVLPGRKSMVLGEYEELLEAASDEFEFQDFDENTIAVTFYTSGTTGNPKGVFFSHRQLVLHTLVEAASLGTLPQKQGVVLGDVYMPMTPMFHVMAWGFPYTATMLGLKQVYPGRYAPDLLLKLIETEKVSITHCVPTILQMLLKQAEAEGKKFNGLKMIIGGSRLTEGLASAALSSGIEVYTGYGMSETAPLISITEFSSDEGELSFEEDVKRRCLSGKPVMLVEQQLWNGEGKAVAHDGKETGELVLRAPWLTQSYFKNADAGDELWEGGYMHTQDIASIKANGWLNISDRLKDVIKTGGEWISSLEIETILSLHPSVADVAVIGIQDEKWGERPLAAIVLKPGAEDTNPKDIIALVEQAAENGLIAKYGVPENYMIVDELPKTSVGKHDKKVMRELYANQTGV; the protein is encoded by the coding sequence ATGAGTAATCTTTACCCTTCTGCAGCACAAGCTTATAACTATCCTCTAACAATCAAGCAATTACTTAACCGCGCTAGAATGACCTCTACACAACAAGAAGTGGTCTTTGCAGATAAACAGCGTATGACTTATGAGCAACTTTTTGGCCGTATTGCTAAACTTGCCAATGTGTTAGATGGGTTAAACCTTGATAAAGGCGATGTTGTTGCCGTAATGGACTGGGATACTCCTAGATTCCTCGAATCATATTTTGCTATTCCTATGTCGCAATACGTTTTGCAAACCGTAAACGTGCGACTCTCTCCCGAAAAAATTCTGTACACCATCAATCATGCTAAGCCTAAAGTTTTGCTATTAAACTCTGAATTTGCACCGATGGTAAAAGATTATCAATTTGAAAACTCTTCTATCGAGCACATCATTTGGCTTGATGATAATGGTGTGACCTGTGAAGATGTTTTACCTGGAAGAAAATCTATGGTGCTGGGCGAATATGAAGAACTATTAGAAGCGGCCAGTGATGAGTTTGAGTTCCAAGATTTTGATGAGAATACCATTGCTGTAACTTTCTATACTTCAGGCACAACCGGTAATCCAAAGGGAGTGTTCTTTAGCCATCGTCAATTGGTATTGCATACCCTTGTTGAGGCCGCCTCTTTAGGTACTTTACCTCAAAAACAAGGCGTGGTACTTGGTGATGTCTATATGCCAATGACCCCAATGTTCCATGTTATGGCTTGGGGCTTCCCATATACCGCCACCATGTTAGGTTTAAAACAAGTTTATCCAGGACGTTATGCACCAGACTTACTGCTGAAATTGATTGAAACTGAAAAAGTCAGCATTACCCATTGTGTACCGACTATCCTGCAGATGCTATTAAAACAGGCAGAGGCAGAAGGCAAGAAGTTTAATGGTCTAAAAATGATTATCGGTGGCTCTCGCTTAACCGAAGGTCTGGCTTCGGCGGCGCTATCAAGTGGCATCGAGGTATATACTGGATATGGCATGTCAGAGACTGCACCACTGATCAGTATTACCGAATTTAGTAGTGATGAGGGTGAACTTAGCTTTGAAGAAGATGTCAAACGTCGCTGCTTAAGTGGTAAGCCTGTAATGTTGGTTGAGCAGCAGCTATGGAATGGTGAAGGTAAGGCAGTGGCTCATGATGGAAAAGAGACCGGTGAGCTGGTACTAAGAGCCCCTTGGTTGACTCAAAGCTATTTCAAAAATGCAGATGCTGGCGATGAATTGTGGGAAGGTGGCTATATGCACACTCAAGACATCGCTTCGATTAAAGCAAATGGCTGGTTAAACATATCTGACCGATTAAAAGACGTCATCAAAACGGGCGGTGAGTGGATTTCATCACTGGAGATTGAGACGATTTTATCACTACATCCATCAGTAGCCGATGTCGCGGTGATTGGTATTCAAGATGAAAAATGGGGCGAGCGTCCGCTTGCTGCTATCGTGTTAAAACCAGGCGCTGAAGATACCAATCCAAAAGACATTATTGCCTTGGTAGAACAAGCCGCCGAAAATGGACTAATTGCTAAATACGGCGTTCCTGAAAACTACATGATTGTTGATGAATTACCTAAAACTTCGGTGGGTAAACATGATAAAAAAGTGATGCGTGAACTGTATGCCAATCAGACTGGTGTTTAA